A single genomic interval of Candidatus Neomarinimicrobiota bacterium harbors:
- a CDS encoding arylamine N-acetyltransferase: MNTINALLRDFSDIPYENLSKILRLSLERHQRPRSPETLISEFLQHGRGGTCFSLNYAVMKSLRLNGYPAWPVSVHTGRNSFPHYAVIFSLRDQSYLVDPGYLLYTPLCLKDKGSDYGTNGVLDYELSKQNGEYILYSLDSRNRKKRYTFAPEPVSDRLFIHHWIRSFDYISALVASRIVDNSILYINDDYVRFTDAHSVQKSYDIDKANRYLSQYFGFTQEEILATRKKITTHPSQP; this comes from the coding sequence GTGAATACGATCAATGCTCTTTTACGGGATTTTTCTGATATCCCCTACGAAAACCTTTCAAAAATACTCAGACTTTCTTTGGAAAGACATCAAAGGCCAAGGTCCCCGGAAACTCTTATATCCGAATTTCTTCAACACGGCCGGGGTGGAACCTGCTTTTCATTGAATTATGCTGTCATGAAATCTTTACGTCTGAACGGATACCCGGCCTGGCCTGTATCGGTGCATACCGGGAGGAATTCTTTTCCCCACTATGCCGTCATTTTCTCACTTAGGGATCAATCATATCTGGTTGATCCGGGATATTTGTTATACACCCCCTTATGTTTGAAAGACAAGGGTAGTGATTACGGAACAAACGGGGTTCTGGATTACGAATTATCTAAACAGAATGGGGAATATATTTTGTATTCTTTAGACTCGCGAAACCGTAAAAAGCGCTATACTTTTGCACCCGAACCGGTTAGTGACCGTCTTTTTATTCATCATTGGATCCGTTCATTCGATTACATTTCAGCCCTCGTTGCCTCCAGGATTGTAGACAACAGCATTTTATATATCAATGACGATTATGTCCGTTTTACCGATGCCCACAGCGTTCAGAAAAGCTACGATATTGACAAGGCAAATAGATATTTATCACAATATTTTGGATTTACACAAGAAGAAATTCTGGCGACAAGAAAAAAAATTACGACTCATCCCTCTCAACCCTAA
- the lipA gene encoding lipoyl synthase: MPKLNHLKKPEWLKIKVPGGEGYRTVKQLLKNHKLHTVCEEAFCPNMEECWGRRTATFMILGDTCTRNCRFCGVKKGIPLPSDPDEPQQLAEAVKELGLKYVVITSVDRDDLSDGGAEIWAESVRKVRSLNPDCKIEILIPDFQGDTQALDTVLSAGPDVVGHNLETVPSLYPMARSKGNYHWSLNVLKYISDKGFLTKTGIMVGLGELFDEVVDLMKDAHRHGVTLFTLGQYLQPTSRHLPVKEYITPAQFREYKKIGLTLGFNHVESGPLVRSSYHADEQVIS, translated from the coding sequence ATGCCGAAGTTGAATCATCTTAAAAAGCCTGAATGGCTGAAAATCAAGGTTCCGGGCGGTGAAGGTTACCGGACCGTCAAACAGCTACTAAAAAATCATAAGCTTCACACGGTATGTGAAGAAGCTTTTTGTCCCAATATGGAAGAGTGTTGGGGACGACGGACAGCCACATTTATGATTCTGGGTGATACCTGTACACGGAATTGCCGCTTTTGCGGCGTTAAAAAAGGCATCCCCCTGCCTTCAGATCCTGATGAACCCCAACAACTGGCGGAAGCCGTGAAAGAACTGGGTTTGAAATACGTCGTTATTACATCGGTGGACCGGGATGATTTGTCTGACGGAGGGGCCGAAATCTGGGCTGAATCTGTACGAAAAGTCCGATCCCTGAATCCGGACTGTAAAATAGAAATACTGATTCCGGACTTTCAGGGAGATACACAGGCTTTAGACACCGTGCTGAGTGCAGGTCCGGATGTTGTGGGACACAATCTGGAGACTGTTCCTTCTCTTTACCCCATGGCACGGTCTAAAGGAAATTACCATTGGTCTTTGAATGTGTTGAAATATATTTCAGATAAAGGATTCTTAACGAAAACCGGCATTATGGTGGGACTTGGAGAACTCTTTGATGAAGTTGTTGATTTGATGAAGGATGCTCATCGTCATGGCGTGACACTGTTTACGCTGGGGCAGTATTTACAGCCAACATCGCGTCATCTGCCTGTCAAAGAATATATTACACCGGCTCAATTCAGAGAATATAAAAAAATTGGCCTGACTCTGGGATTTAACCATGTGGAATCAGGACCCTTGGTCCGTTCGTCCTACCACGCTGATGAACAGGTCATTTCTTAA
- a CDS encoding terpene cyclase/mutase family protein — translation MKSYKKNLLPFPEIPEDLSWFSNRFTIDPIQRILRSRNSQVKYYLYKNVFQMDQMAIHLKVTKRELNENRNRLNILKSLELFDPTREFSDYPPEKQKALQLNYLTSLLSEARDYNCHKRMIDIQNVLIHILKHQNKDGSFPLPLHLNAHLIETLLKYDFEGNRFVEQAIRWLVRQQNEDGGWGTADDGSDIWLTLKVLSACSYHSVMRERRKIKRGADFILNRYLSTNKGGILEGLQAWDQLSYGYEGIKAFRGGTLKVLEVLVRLEYTAENKTIRKMLNWLEDQQNVYGLWSALPRQAKNTTDDWVSYRVIRVLQLYYLLAGGRKPIRMFKIKPGGRTSSKKPRFLTENNLNDDELSESSDENTNNKETLNES, via the coding sequence ATGAAAAGTTATAAAAAAAACCTTCTTCCATTTCCGGAAATTCCGGAAGATCTTTCCTGGTTCTCAAACCGTTTTACCATAGATCCCATTCAGCGAATTCTTCGATCCAGAAACTCACAAGTCAAATATTATCTGTATAAAAATGTGTTTCAGATGGATCAAATGGCCATCCACCTGAAAGTTACCAAGCGGGAATTAAATGAAAATCGGAACCGGCTTAATATTTTAAAGTCATTGGAGCTTTTTGATCCGACCAGGGAGTTTAGCGATTACCCTCCTGAAAAACAAAAGGCCCTGCAACTGAATTATCTTACATCTCTCCTGAGTGAAGCCCGGGATTATAATTGTCATAAACGTATGATTGATATACAGAATGTGTTGATCCATATTCTCAAACATCAGAATAAAGACGGTTCCTTTCCCCTTCCCCTGCATCTGAATGCCCATTTGATTGAAACCCTGTTAAAATATGATTTTGAGGGAAACCGTTTTGTTGAACAAGCTATACGATGGCTGGTCCGGCAGCAGAATGAAGATGGCGGATGGGGAACGGCAGATGACGGTTCAGATATCTGGCTTACGTTGAAAGTCCTCAGTGCCTGCAGTTATCACTCCGTCATGCGGGAACGGAGAAAAATAAAACGGGGTGCTGATTTTATTTTAAATCGCTACCTATCGACGAACAAAGGCGGTATTCTGGAAGGTCTTCAGGCATGGGATCAGCTTTCCTACGGTTATGAAGGCATAAAAGCCTTCCGTGGCGGCACTCTGAAAGTACTGGAAGTGCTGGTCCGTCTGGAATATACAGCCGAGAACAAAACCATCCGAAAGATGTTAAACTGGCTGGAGGATCAGCAAAACGTTTACGGCCTTTGGTCTGCCCTGCCCCGACAGGCAAAAAATACTACTGACGACTGGGTTTCCTACAGGGTCATCCGGGTTTTGCAACTATACTATCTTTTGGCCGGAGGCCGGAAACCTATTCGGATGTTTAAAATTAAACCCGGAGGACGGACGTCTTCAAAAAAGCCCCGTTTTTTGACAGAAAATAACCTGAATGATGATGAATTATCAGAATCTTCAGATGAAAATACAAATAACAAGGAGACACTCAATGAGTCATAA
- a CDS encoding S9 family peptidase, translating to MSKLGKTVRPEDIYDLQFPSDPQISPDGKKVVFVKKWIHKKDQKYYSNLYSVDTARGTVVQFTRGEQNDTKPRWNRNGKQLLFIRSTKDKSELLSFYGGLGEPMPLVSLEDGEIQDIAFSPDDKWVAVLIQKYDVSGEDRKKKPLKRDIDRLFYRLDGEGFRQKRAVQLYIVKSRGGRLIPITDVPRDVTDFVWSHDGTGIYYVTNDREDPDRHMDEDSIFFYSLKEKHHVRIEKPAGPVGWVQADSIGQHLYFSGHFKPGHSWGAVNSEIQQLNLKTGEIHSLTASLDRTTDMVTLGDITPSFVKQRALFQTPEDFLFTVSSEGANPLMKCNVPSGEITPLLDGPECVVSFSMSRDGKKIAVHLAQMERPDEIWLLELNSEKHFRRITFLNDDYMNSVSCNVPEEYYIPSDHAVIQSWLLKPPGFSSKNKYPLLLQIHGGPRAQYGYTWFHEMHVFAAAGFVVLYTNPQGSQGYGHTFADAITGKWAEPAMNDLMAAVDYILELGFVDPKQCFVTGGSYGGYMTNWVITHTNRFKAAVTQRSICDLSSFFGTSDTGWDLEADFHDVPWKNPELYAKWSPITYADKIETPLCIIHSENDLRCPVEQAEQLFVRLKHDKKPVRLVLFPEESHGLSRGGRPDRRVERLKVMLEEFRVERDES from the coding sequence ATGAGTAAACTTGGAAAAACTGTTCGCCCTGAGGATATATATGATCTTCAGTTTCCATCTGATCCGCAAATATCTCCGGATGGGAAAAAAGTTGTTTTTGTCAAAAAGTGGATTCATAAGAAAGATCAAAAATACTATTCCAATCTGTATTCCGTGGATACCGCGAGAGGCACGGTGGTGCAATTCACCCGGGGTGAACAAAATGATACAAAACCACGTTGGAACCGGAACGGAAAACAACTGCTTTTTATCCGTTCCACCAAAGATAAATCTGAATTGTTATCCTTTTATGGCGGATTGGGTGAACCCATGCCATTGGTCAGCCTGGAAGACGGTGAAATACAAGATATTGCATTCTCACCGGATGATAAATGGGTGGCTGTCCTCATTCAAAAATATGATGTATCAGGAGAAGACAGAAAAAAGAAACCACTGAAACGGGACATTGACAGACTCTTTTATCGTCTTGATGGGGAAGGATTTCGCCAAAAAAGAGCTGTTCAGCTATATATTGTAAAAAGCAGGGGAGGAAGACTAATTCCCATTACCGATGTTCCCCGGGATGTGACTGACTTTGTCTGGAGTCACGATGGGACAGGCATATATTATGTGACAAACGATCGTGAAGATCCGGACAGACATATGGACGAGGATTCCATTTTCTTTTATTCACTAAAGGAAAAACATCATGTCAGAATCGAAAAGCCGGCCGGACCCGTGGGATGGGTCCAGGCAGATTCCATAGGTCAACACCTCTATTTTTCCGGTCATTTTAAGCCCGGACACAGCTGGGGAGCCGTCAATTCGGAAATACAGCAACTTAATCTGAAAACCGGGGAAATCCATTCTCTTACGGCTTCTTTGGACAGGACCACGGATATGGTTACTCTGGGGGATATCACGCCCTCCTTTGTGAAACAAAGGGCTCTTTTTCAAACGCCCGAAGACTTTTTGTTTACTGTATCTTCAGAAGGTGCCAATCCCTTGATGAAATGCAATGTACCTTCCGGAGAAATCACACCCCTTTTAGACGGACCTGAATGTGTTGTGTCTTTTAGCATGTCCCGTGACGGAAAAAAAATCGCCGTACATCTCGCTCAAATGGAAAGACCCGATGAAATCTGGCTATTAGAGCTGAATAGTGAAAAACATTTCCGACGGATTACTTTTCTGAATGACGATTATATGAATTCCGTTTCCTGCAATGTTCCGGAAGAATACTATATTCCATCAGATCATGCAGTTATTCAAAGCTGGCTCTTAAAACCACCGGGATTCAGTTCAAAGAATAAGTATCCCCTGTTATTGCAGATTCATGGCGGACCTCGGGCACAATACGGCTATACCTGGTTTCATGAAATGCATGTCTTTGCAGCAGCCGGATTTGTTGTATTGTATACCAATCCCCAGGGGAGCCAGGGATATGGCCACACTTTTGCCGATGCCATAACCGGCAAATGGGCCGAACCGGCCATGAATGATTTGATGGCCGCCGTGGATTATATTCTTGAACTGGGATTTGTCGATCCGAAACAATGTTTTGTTACAGGAGGAAGTTATGGAGGGTACATGACCAACTGGGTCATTACACATACGAATCGGTTTAAAGCAGCAGTGACCCAAAGATCTATTTGTGATCTGTCATCTTTCTTCGGCACATCCGACACGGGATGGGATTTGGAAGCCGATTTTCACGATGTCCCCTGGAAAAACCCGGAACTCTATGCGAAATGGTCTCCCATAACTTATGCAGATAAAATTGAAACCCCCCTTTGCATTATCCACTCCGAAAATGATCTCCGCTGCCCCGTCGAACAGGCAGAACAGCTCTTCGTTCGCCTGAAACACGATAAAAAACCGGTCAGACTTGTACTTTTTCCGGAAGAATCCCATGGGCTGAGTCGGGGCGGACGACCGGACCGGCGGGTGGAAAGGTTAAAAGTTATGCTTGAGGAGTTTAGGGTTGAGAGGGATGAGTCGTAA
- the lon gene encoding endopeptidase La, producing MSHKEFENIKADISLADDFDSPREIPLMPLRNTVLYPQQVIPLYIGRERSLRLLDEILPETKLIAVVAQKDISTENPKEDDLYSWGTLAQVLKIFDMPDKSKSAIVQGIERIQILQVTQETPFYKAVVRRVHEISYANDIKNQALVSNLYNQFQTLVDKAQYLTNEHLDVVKVIRDPGRLADKIVSILNIQVSEKQSILEIPDVQKRLTSATILVNKEIQRMEVGEKIQSQVQDSINKNQREYFLREQLKAIRKELGEDDTGMDTKELEEKIEKSNLPEEALKVARKELTRLERISPQSPEYTVSRTYLEWLVELPWSVSTDDQVDINKAEQILNDDHYGLEKIKERILEYLAVRKLKQLKDPKAGVKGPILCFIGPPGVGKTSVGMSIARAMGRKFYRMSLGGVRDEAEIRGHRRTYIGALPGRIIQGIKKAGSNNPVFMLDEIDKLGADFRGDPSSALLEVLDPEQNYSFSDHYLEVPFDLRHVMFIATANWYDPIPDPLKDRMEILEFPGYTEPEKIHIAKSFLIPKQVKEHGLEQDDIVFTNDGISTIIENFTRESGVRNLEREIANICRKVAREKVEKGTRKRRITSSMVARYLGKKKYYSEVAERMVKPGIAVGLAWTAVGGDILFIEATKMPGSGKLILTGKLGDVMQESAQAAMSFIRANAERFGIDPNFNKNYDVHVHIPAGAIPKDGPSAGVTLMTAMVSVLSNRMVKDRFAMTGEITLRGHILPVGGIKEKVIAANRAGIRNVILPAKNKKDIDEDIPTEVKKEMTFHFLDDMLDVLDLAMEPKKDGEKK from the coding sequence ATGAGTCATAAAGAATTTGAGAATATTAAAGCAGATATAAGCCTGGCTGATGATTTTGATTCTCCCCGGGAAATTCCCCTCATGCCTTTACGAAATACCGTTCTTTATCCTCAACAGGTGATTCCCCTATACATCGGTCGTGAACGTTCGTTACGCCTTTTGGACGAAATTCTTCCTGAAACAAAACTGATTGCCGTTGTTGCTCAAAAAGATATCAGTACGGAAAATCCCAAAGAGGATGACCTGTACAGCTGGGGAACCCTGGCACAGGTTTTAAAAATATTTGATATGCCGGACAAGAGTAAAAGTGCGATTGTTCAGGGAATTGAACGGATACAGATTCTGCAGGTGACTCAGGAAACACCCTTTTATAAGGCGGTTGTCCGCCGTGTTCATGAAATCAGCTACGCAAACGACATTAAAAACCAGGCATTGGTCAGCAATCTTTACAACCAGTTTCAGACGCTTGTGGATAAAGCTCAATATTTGACAAATGAGCATCTGGATGTCGTAAAGGTTATCCGGGATCCCGGAAGGCTTGCCGATAAAATCGTTTCCATTTTAAATATCCAGGTGAGTGAAAAACAGTCAATTCTTGAAATCCCGGATGTTCAGAAAAGGCTCACATCCGCCACGATATTAGTGAACAAAGAAATTCAGCGGATGGAGGTTGGAGAAAAGATTCAGTCCCAGGTTCAGGATTCCATTAATAAGAATCAAAGGGAATATTTTCTTCGGGAACAACTAAAAGCCATTCGGAAAGAGCTGGGTGAAGATGATACGGGCATGGATACGAAAGAACTGGAAGAAAAAATCGAAAAATCCAATTTGCCTGAGGAAGCCCTGAAGGTTGCCCGAAAGGAATTAACCCGCCTTGAACGGATTTCTCCCCAGTCTCCGGAATATACTGTAAGCCGGACCTACCTGGAATGGCTTGTGGAACTCCCATGGTCAGTCTCGACTGATGATCAGGTTGATATTAATAAAGCAGAACAAATTCTGAATGATGATCACTACGGACTTGAAAAGATTAAGGAACGGATTCTTGAATATCTGGCTGTTCGGAAACTGAAACAGCTAAAAGACCCCAAAGCCGGTGTTAAAGGGCCCATTCTTTGTTTTATCGGTCCTCCCGGAGTTGGGAAAACGTCCGTGGGTATGTCCATTGCACGGGCTATGGGACGGAAATTTTACCGGATGTCTTTAGGTGGTGTGCGGGATGAAGCAGAAATTCGCGGGCATCGAAGGACCTACATCGGGGCACTGCCCGGAAGGATTATCCAGGGCATTAAAAAAGCCGGTTCCAACAATCCTGTTTTCATGCTGGATGAAATCGACAAACTGGGGGCAGATTTCAGAGGGGACCCGTCCAGCGCACTTCTGGAGGTCCTGGATCCGGAACAGAATTATTCCTTTTCCGATCACTATCTGGAAGTCCCCTTTGATTTGCGGCATGTGATGTTTATTGCCACAGCCAATTGGTATGACCCCATCCCGGATCCTTTAAAAGACCGGATGGAAATCCTGGAATTTCCGGGATACACAGAACCGGAAAAAATCCATATCGCCAAATCTTTTCTGATTCCCAAACAGGTCAAAGAACACGGATTGGAACAGGATGATATCGTCTTTACCAACGACGGGATCAGTACAATTATTGAAAATTTTACCCGGGAATCGGGAGTGAGAAACCTGGAACGTGAAATAGCTAATATCTGTCGGAAAGTTGCCCGTGAAAAGGTAGAAAAAGGGACACGCAAGCGGCGGATTACGTCATCTATGGTAGCCCGTTACCTTGGAAAGAAAAAATATTACAGTGAAGTGGCCGAGCGGATGGTGAAGCCGGGAATTGCCGTAGGACTTGCCTGGACGGCCGTTGGTGGTGACATTCTATTCATTGAAGCCACAAAAATGCCCGGAAGCGGTAAACTGATTCTGACGGGTAAGTTGGGTGATGTCATGCAGGAATCTGCCCAGGCCGCCATGAGCTTTATTCGCGCGAATGCGGAACGCTTCGGAATTGACCCCAATTTTAACAAAAATTATGATGTCCATGTCCATATACCCGCCGGAGCTATTCCCAAAGACGGGCCCTCTGCCGGTGTCACGTTAATGACGGCCATGGTGAGTGTATTGAGTAATCGGATGGTGAAAGATCGCTTTGCCATGACCGGTGAGATAACCCTGCGCGGACACATTCTCCCGGTGGGTGGAATCAAGGAAAAGGTGATCGCTGCAAACCGGGCAGGGATCCGCAATGTCATCCTCCCGGCTAAGAATAAAAAGGATATCGATGAAGATATTCCCACAGAAGTCAAAAAAGAGATGACGTTTCATTTCCTGGATGATATGCTCGATGTCCTGGATCTTGCCATGGAACCCAAAAAAGACGGGGAAAAAAAATAA
- the rpe gene encoding ribulose-phosphate 3-epimerase, translating into MKKYLAPSLLSADFLHLEDQIRLTEEAGADIFHLDIMDGHYVPNLTFGPPLIKNIRKITQLPLDVHLMITNPEETVDMYINAGADWISVHPETVRHLHRLISHIKEKKVKAGVVLNPATPVSCLQDILPELDYVLLMSVNPGFGGQRFIPAVMKKVDTFLHLREQLGCPHVKLEIDGGIHPGNIAEISRAGVEIFVAGSAIYQSENITETIHQMKKSL; encoded by the coding sequence ATGAAAAAATATCTGGCACCCTCCCTCCTGTCTGCAGATTTTTTGCATCTTGAAGATCAGATCCGGTTAACGGAAGAAGCCGGTGCGGACATATTTCACCTGGATATTATGGATGGTCATTATGTTCCCAATCTGACTTTTGGCCCCCCACTGATCAAAAATATTCGGAAAATAACACAATTGCCTCTCGATGTTCATCTGATGATTACAAATCCTGAAGAAACGGTTGATATGTACATAAATGCCGGTGCAGACTGGATTTCTGTCCATCCTGAAACCGTTCGCCACCTTCATCGTCTGATTTCCCACATCAAAGAAAAAAAGGTGAAAGCCGGAGTTGTGTTAAATCCTGCCACACCTGTTAGCTGTCTGCAGGATATCCTTCCGGAGCTGGATTATGTACTGCTTATGTCCGTGAATCCGGGTTTTGGAGGACAGCGTTTTATTCCTGCTGTTATGAAAAAAGTGGATACATTTTTACATTTGCGGGAGCAACTGGGATGTCCTCATGTCAAACTTGAAATTGACGGAGGTATTCATCCCGGTAATATTGCTGAAATCTCCCGGGCAGGTGTGGAAATTTTTGTGGCAGGCAGCGCTATTTATCAATCGGAAAATATCACCGAAACCATACATCAAATGAAAAAATCCTTATGA
- a CDS encoding ABC transporter ATP-binding protein — translation MFKRLIKTAAHYWPLSLSGLFFSLLYAISNTASLWVVASLIQTIFKPEESVSPDAIPTDPGLNEYLKGLTSRLIVDIDPVTALTRLSILIISIFLLKNFFLIIKRILFGRMELKIIVDTRNKLYSHITRQTMSYYDNHKQGDFMSIIMNDVLIFRQAIKVIFDKTLTEPANIIITISLLFIISWKFTLYVLIMFPISIFIFWIVGSSIRRKGRRTLRQMSVITSFLQQMLGAFRLIKSYHKESDEIQNFKDRNHKFFKIQMRQLRLTAINSPLSEMVGVITGAILFMIGGQMVVTGSAMDSEDFLRYIILLFSILSPIKSLTSVNAIIQNGLAAAERIFNVLETPIQNLESPDAVEKNDFKKEIEFRNVSFGYESHNVLKNINLVIPKGKSYAIVGASGSGKSTLADLLCRFYLPREGQILIDGTDIRNIKAESLYKLIGTVSQDVQMLNETIRDNLTYGSDGTDEDSIEQAVEIANAGFIHDLENGWNTIAGDQGVRLSGGQKQRIAIARAVLRNPPILILDEATSSLDTESERLVQNSLNRLMKGRTSLIIAHRLSTILDADQIVVLKNGQIVCQGTHPELLQSCPDYKKLYKQQIRNDLEKD, via the coding sequence ATGTTTAAAAGACTCATTAAAACAGCAGCCCATTACTGGCCGCTCTCCCTTTCAGGACTCTTTTTCTCACTGCTTTATGCTATCAGTAATACAGCCTCACTCTGGGTTGTGGCTTCTCTGATCCAGACAATTTTCAAACCGGAGGAATCGGTTTCTCCCGATGCCATTCCGACGGACCCCGGACTCAACGAATATCTGAAAGGATTGACCAGCCGCCTGATTGTGGATATTGATCCAGTGACAGCCCTGACACGCCTGAGTATTTTAATTATCTCCATTTTCCTTCTGAAAAACTTCTTTCTCATTATCAAACGAATACTCTTCGGCCGGATGGAACTGAAGATCATTGTGGATACCCGGAATAAACTGTACAGCCACATTACCCGACAAACTATGTCCTACTATGATAATCACAAACAGGGTGATTTTATGTCCATCATCATGAATGATGTACTCATCTTTCGCCAAGCCATCAAAGTCATTTTTGATAAAACGTTAACCGAGCCGGCGAATATCATTATTACCATCAGCCTGCTTTTTATCATCAGCTGGAAATTTACTCTCTATGTTTTGATTATGTTTCCCATCTCCATTTTCATTTTTTGGATCGTGGGATCATCCATCCGCCGTAAAGGCCGCCGTACGCTGCGACAGATGAGTGTTATTACCTCTTTTCTGCAACAAATGCTGGGAGCATTCCGTCTGATTAAATCATACCACAAAGAATCGGATGAAATTCAAAATTTCAAAGACCGGAACCACAAGTTCTTCAAAATTCAGATGCGCCAACTTCGATTGACAGCCATTAATTCACCTCTTTCTGAAATGGTGGGTGTTATTACAGGTGCGATACTTTTTATGATTGGTGGCCAAATGGTGGTTACCGGGTCAGCCATGGATTCAGAGGATTTCCTCCGATATATCATTCTCCTTTTTTCAATTCTGAGTCCAATCAAAAGTTTAACATCTGTCAACGCCATCATACAAAATGGACTGGCAGCCGCAGAACGTATTTTTAATGTTTTGGAAACTCCCATTCAAAATCTGGAATCTCCCGATGCAGTTGAGAAAAACGACTTCAAAAAAGAAATTGAATTCAGAAATGTCTCCTTTGGTTATGAATCTCACAATGTATTAAAAAATATCAATTTGGTAATACCCAAGGGGAAATCTTATGCCATTGTAGGTGCCAGTGGCTCAGGGAAATCCACCCTGGCCGATTTATTGTGTCGGTTTTATTTGCCGAGAGAAGGCCAAATTCTCATAGACGGCACAGATATCCGGAATATCAAAGCGGAATCTCTGTATAAACTTATTGGAACTGTTTCGCAGGATGTCCAGATGCTGAATGAAACGATCCGGGACAATTTAACTTACGGATCCGACGGGACAGATGAGGACTCGATTGAACAGGCAGTTGAAATTGCCAATGCCGGGTTTATTCATGATCTTGAAAACGGATGGAACACCATTGCCGGAGATCAGGGAGTACGTTTATCAGGAGGACAAAAACAGCGGATTGCCATTGCCCGGGCCGTATTACGGAATCCGCCTATTCTAATTCTGGATGAAGCCACTTCTTCCCTGGATACTGAATCGGAACGCCTTGTCCAGAATTCCCTGAACCGCCTGATGAAAGGACGCACATCCCTTATCATTGCTCACCGCCTGTCCACTATTTTAGATGCAGATCAGATCGTCGTACTCAAGAATGGACAGATTGTTTGCCAGGGAACCCATCCCGAACTCTTACAATCCTGTCCGGACTACAAAAAACTGTACAAACAACAGATCCGGAATGATCTTGAAAAGGATTAA
- a CDS encoding DUF3108 domain-containing protein, whose protein sequence is MKRIKQILILFALTGCLMLNPLEGSEYLFDIYFRGIPGGNASLVVDYQADRVFASFIIHSSGFVDTFYKVRDTTTIIASYPAFHTLYYNKRIHEGKYHSRREFDVQQIETEKLKHPVRDEYTTMIMLMDSLYFSVDSVTVSLWNRKDSVAVPFRLYKGKTDIINSPAGTYPTLVYKPDKHFREVFEDESNLVIWITETIPSLPVQMQIRLKYGPLLCVLKKVIP, encoded by the coding sequence TTGAAAAGGATTAAGCAGATTCTCATCCTTTTTGCTTTAACAGGATGTCTGATGTTGAATCCTTTGGAAGGCAGCGAGTATCTTTTTGATATATACTTTCGCGGAATCCCCGGAGGTAATGCAAGTTTAGTTGTTGATTATCAGGCAGATAGAGTATTTGCTTCATTTATAATACACTCATCAGGTTTTGTGGATACCTTTTACAAGGTCCGGGATACAACGACAATTATTGCTTCATACCCCGCTTTCCACACCCTTTATTATAATAAACGTATTCATGAAGGAAAATATCACAGCCGGCGTGAATTCGATGTACAACAGATCGAGACAGAAAAACTGAAGCATCCTGTTCGTGATGAATATACAACGATGATCATGTTGATGGATTCCCTCTATTTTTCCGTGGACTCGGTGACTGTGAGTCTTTGGAACCGGAAAGACAGTGTAGCCGTTCCGTTCCGGTTGTACAAGGGGAAAACAGATATTATTAACAGCCCTGCAGGAACCTACCCAACGCTGGTTTATAAGCCGGACAAACATTTTCGGGAGGTATTTGAAGACGAATCAAATCTTGTTATCTGGATAACGGAAACAATCCCGTCACTACCGGTCCAAATGCAAATAAGGCTTAAATATGGTCCTCTTTTATGTGTTTTAAAAAAGGTTATCCCGTGA